The genomic region TTATCTCTCGCTCTCCCTACTTTTTCCCTCTCAACGACGGCAAAATCTGCTAGTTCAGATATGCGTACCCCCGTGGGTATGTTCATTCCGCTGCTTGTCCAGTACTTAGTATTCGTATATAGCAAAAATATCACATTCCAGTTAAACTATAACAAATATGATTAAATGGCCCTGTAGAAGACTTGTGTCTCTAATTGTCTAATTCTTGATCTTACAACTGCGCGGGTTCAACCGCACCCCGTCGAAACGACGGATGACATCAACCTACGATCAAGGGCGCACGGACACTCAGTGCGGAGGCATGGTGTTGGTGGTCATCTTCCTGCTTCTGCTGAAGCCACTTCTCCACATACTTGCGGTTGATGTTGTACTTGGACGCGACCGCGCGGTAATCGCCCCGGCAGGCCACATCGTGGTAGAAGCTGTCGATCGCCTGTTGCTTCAGCTGCTCCGGCTGGCCGTTGCTGTGTTCCTCCTCTGGTCCGCTGCATACGGACGAGATCGAGGTGGAGCTGTCGTACCCCGACACGGGCGAAGCCTGTGGAGATGTCCAGCCGCGTCCGGCAGCAACCGACGACAAACTGGTGGTCTGCTGTGCCGGCGGCAGGTACGACGAAGCCATCAGCGGGTGCGAAACGCCAACGGACGCGGGCGTTGTGACCGATGGGGGACTGAACTCGTAAAACTGCTCGTAGTACGCGGAGGACGACGAATTGTTGTTGCTCCAGGCGATCGGGTACTGGTGCCTGCCGGTGGTGTTCGTCATGATGTTTGTCGGCGAGGACGCTAGCCGATCGCTTATGGCCGGCGATTCACGGGTCGAGTCTTTGTCCTCGTCCGCTAGGGCCGAGTCCCGGCGACACTTGACGAAACTGTCGTCCCCCTTGCGGTTCACCTCGGGCTCCTTTTCTTCCTGGCACTCCTTTTCTTCATTATCCAGCAGATAAGGTTTAAAAAGCTTGATCGATTTCGGCGGACGGCTCGTTTCAGGTGCCGCCACGTTACCGCTCATCTCCGACGACGACCGTTTGCGATCGGAGCAGTTGTCGCCACGTCGACAGGAAAGATCCCACGCCTGGTCTGCGCTTCCAGCAAGTAGCTCCTCGGCGGTTCCCTTTGgaggtgctggtgctggttcGTCCACACTGATCTCCTCGTCTTCATCCTCGTCGTCATTGTAGTCCGCGTCTTCGTGGTCGGACGCGATCGAGTGATCGAGCAGCTGGTGGCGCTCGTTCAGCTCGGTCGAAGCGAACGAAAGAGTTCGTTCCGGTCGGGACAGATCGATCGGATGATCGTACCGCTGTTGTTGGTAAGCCGCGTTGGCGGCAACGgcaacggcggcggcggcgaccgCGCGAATATGGCCATAATAGTTGtagtactgctgctgctgctgatcgtTCACGGCCGTCGGTGCCGTCGCTAATCGCGGCACGGGTGAAAAGATGACAGGTTGATGCGGCCGGTTCGCCGCATCGGCACCAGATGTCGCTGCCTCCGGGTCAGCCAAgtggagctgctgctggtgctgcgaTGACAGCAGACTAGCTGACGGCGACCGCGCCGTCGCCACCAGCGAAGATGGCGACGAAGAGGA from Anopheles coustani chromosome 3, idAnoCousDA_361_x.2, whole genome shotgun sequence harbors:
- the LOC131259574 gene encoding uncharacterized protein LOC131259574; the encoded protein is MAHGSLVTGMLSKSESGRTAAAATAGAGSSSPSTSPAAAGHNSAKMGSRRIFTPQFKLQVLDSYRNDGDCKGNQRATARKYGIHRRQIQKWLQVENNLRSVVANGGSAGGSGASSAAGSSAAAAAAAMHSANGGGGGGGASMKINLLGHHHHHLPHHHPAHHPHHHLLYQQQHQQQHQQQHQQHHHLHHHAPSFHHPGLTGLMAPSAAVAAAAAAAAAAAAAGLPAHYHHHMQQHHPLGGAPHPPPQPHLLAPFHPIVPQPQAPQQQPPSSSSSSSAAPNSIDLKAAGGLMADSTRHRVARNGASACIMSPVLTHTSATNPAPATAAAVVIPVSSCSPLSIASSSGASSTASSLSSSSPSSLVATARSPSASLLSSQHQQQLHLADPEAATSGADAANRPHQPVIFSPVPRLATAPTAVNDQQQQQYYNYYGHIRAVAAAAVAVAANAAYQQQRYDHPIDLSRPERTLSFASTELNERHQLLDHSIASDHEDADYNDDEDEDEEISVDEPAPAPPKGTAEELLAGSADQAWDLSCRRGDNCSDRKRSSSEMSGNVAAPETSRPPKSIKLFKPYLLDNEEKECQEEKEPEVNRKGDDSFVKCRRDSALADEDKDSTRESPAISDRLASSPTNIMTNTTGRHQYPIAWSNNNSSSSAYYEQFYEFSPPSVTTPASVGVSHPLMASSYLPPAQQTTSLSSVAAGRGWTSPQASPVSGYDSSTSISSVCSGPEEEHSNGQPEQLKQQAIDSFYHDVACRGDYRAVASKYNINRKYVEKWLQQKQEDDHQHHASALSVRAPLIVG